One genomic segment of Cervus canadensis isolate Bull #8, Minnesota chromosome 14, ASM1932006v1, whole genome shotgun sequence includes these proteins:
- the LOC122453273 gene encoding dnaJ homolog subfamily A member 1-like isoform X1 → MGKKTTYYDVLGVKPNATQEELKKAYRKLALKYHPDKNPNEGEKFKQISQAYEVLSDAKKRELYDKGGEQAIKEGGAGGGFGSPMDIFDMFFRGGGRMQRERRGKNVVHQLTVTLEDSYNGATRKLALQKNVICDKCEGQGGKKGAVECCPNCRGTGMQIRIHQRGPGMVQQIQSVCMECQGHGERISPKDRCKSCNGRKIVREKKILEVHIDKGMKDGQKITFHGEGDQESGLEPGDIIIVLDQKDHAVFTRRGEDLFMCMDIQLVEALCGFQKPISTLDNRTIVITSHPGQIVKHGDIKCVLNEGMPIYRRPYEKGRLIIEFKVNFPENGFLSPDKLSLLEKLLPERKEVEETDEMDQVELVDFDPNQERWCHYSGEAYEDDEHHPRGGVQCQTS, encoded by the exons ATG gggaag aaaaccacttacTATGATGTTTTGGGGGTCAAACCCAATGCCACCCAAGAAGAATTGAAAAAGGCTTACAGGAAACTGGCCTTGAAGTACCACCCTGATAAGAACCCAAATGAAGGCGAGAAGtttaaacagatttctcaagctTACGAAGTGCTTTCTGATGCAAAGAAAAGGGAATTATATGACAAAGGAGGAGAACAGGCAATTAAAGAAGGTGGAGCAGGTGGTGGTTTTGGCTCCCCCATGGACATCTTTGATATGTTTttcagaggaggaggcaggatgcagagagagaggagaggtaaAAACGTTGTGCATCAACTTACAGTAACTTTAGAAGATTCATATAATGGTGCAACAAGAAAACTAGCTCTGCAAAAGAATGTGATTTGTGACAAATGTGAAGGCCAAGGTGGTAAGAAAGGAGCGGTAGAATGCTGTCCCAATTGCCGAGGTACTGGAATGCAAATAAGAATTCATCAGAGAGGACCTGGAATGGTTCAGCAAATTCAGTCTGTCTGCATGGAGTGCCAGGGCCATGGGGAGCGGATCAGCCCTAAAGATAGATGTAAAAGCTGCAACGGAAGGAAGATAGTTcgagaaaagaaaattctagaagtTCATATTGACAAAGGCATGAAAGATGGCCAGAAGATAACATTCCATGGTGAAGGAGACCAAGAATCAGGACTGGAGCCAGGAGATATTATCATTGTTTTAGATCAGAAGGACCATGCTGTTTTTACTCGACGAGGAgaagatcttttcatgtgtatggaCATACAGCTGGTTGAGGCGTTGTGTGGCTTCCAGAAGCCAATATCTACTCTTGACAACCGAACCATAGTCATCACTTCTCATCCAGGTCAGATCGTCAAGCATGGAGATATCAAGTGTGTGCTAAATGAAGGCATGCCAATTTATCGTAGGCCATATGAAAAGGGTCGCCTAATCATTGAATTTAAGGTAAACTTTCCTGAGAATGGCTTTCTCTCTCCTGATAAACTCTCTTTGCTGGAAAAACTTCTGCCTGAGAGGAAGGAAGTAGAAGAGACTGATGAAATGGACCAGGTAGAATTAGTGGACTTtgatccaaatcaggaaagatgGTGCCATTACAGTGGAGAAGCATATGAGGATGATGAACATCATCCCCGGGGTGGTGTTCAGTGTCAGACCTCTTAG
- the LOC122453273 gene encoding dnaJ homolog subfamily A member 1-like isoform X2, producing MVKETTYYDVLGVKPNATQEELKKAYRKLALKYHPDKNPNEGEKFKQISQAYEVLSDAKKRELYDKGGEQAIKEGGAGGGFGSPMDIFDMFFRGGGRMQRERRGKNVVHQLTVTLEDSYNGATRKLALQKNVICDKCEGQGGKKGAVECCPNCRGTGMQIRIHQRGPGMVQQIQSVCMECQGHGERISPKDRCKSCNGRKIVREKKILEVHIDKGMKDGQKITFHGEGDQESGLEPGDIIIVLDQKDHAVFTRRGEDLFMCMDIQLVEALCGFQKPISTLDNRTIVITSHPGQIVKHGDIKCVLNEGMPIYRRPYEKGRLIIEFKVNFPENGFLSPDKLSLLEKLLPERKEVEETDEMDQVELVDFDPNQERWCHYSGEAYEDDEHHPRGGVQCQTS from the exons ATGGTGAAAGAAAC cacttacTATGATGTTTTGGGGGTCAAACCCAATGCCACCCAAGAAGAATTGAAAAAGGCTTACAGGAAACTGGCCTTGAAGTACCACCCTGATAAGAACCCAAATGAAGGCGAGAAGtttaaacagatttctcaagctTACGAAGTGCTTTCTGATGCAAAGAAAAGGGAATTATATGACAAAGGAGGAGAACAGGCAATTAAAGAAGGTGGAGCAGGTGGTGGTTTTGGCTCCCCCATGGACATCTTTGATATGTTTttcagaggaggaggcaggatgcagagagagaggagaggtaaAAACGTTGTGCATCAACTTACAGTAACTTTAGAAGATTCATATAATGGTGCAACAAGAAAACTAGCTCTGCAAAAGAATGTGATTTGTGACAAATGTGAAGGCCAAGGTGGTAAGAAAGGAGCGGTAGAATGCTGTCCCAATTGCCGAGGTACTGGAATGCAAATAAGAATTCATCAGAGAGGACCTGGAATGGTTCAGCAAATTCAGTCTGTCTGCATGGAGTGCCAGGGCCATGGGGAGCGGATCAGCCCTAAAGATAGATGTAAAAGCTGCAACGGAAGGAAGATAGTTcgagaaaagaaaattctagaagtTCATATTGACAAAGGCATGAAAGATGGCCAGAAGATAACATTCCATGGTGAAGGAGACCAAGAATCAGGACTGGAGCCAGGAGATATTATCATTGTTTTAGATCAGAAGGACCATGCTGTTTTTACTCGACGAGGAgaagatcttttcatgtgtatggaCATACAGCTGGTTGAGGCGTTGTGTGGCTTCCAGAAGCCAATATCTACTCTTGACAACCGAACCATAGTCATCACTTCTCATCCAGGTCAGATCGTCAAGCATGGAGATATCAAGTGTGTGCTAAATGAAGGCATGCCAATTTATCGTAGGCCATATGAAAAGGGTCGCCTAATCATTGAATTTAAGGTAAACTTTCCTGAGAATGGCTTTCTCTCTCCTGATAAACTCTCTTTGCTGGAAAAACTTCTGCCTGAGAGGAAGGAAGTAGAAGAGACTGATGAAATGGACCAGGTAGAATTAGTGGACTTtgatccaaatcaggaaagatgGTGCCATTACAGTGGAGAAGCATATGAGGATGATGAACATCATCCCCGGGGTGGTGTTCAGTGTCAGACCTCTTAG